A genome region from Brassica oleracea var. oleracea cultivar TO1000 chromosome C2, BOL, whole genome shotgun sequence includes the following:
- the LOC106323702 gene encoding uncharacterized protein LOC106323702: MKMQVDFYAGRLNVTIARSDRRIGRWIDRNVPAGDNCSLGATVQWPQPRNSPAAVLALCYDRRCILIQLCYLSRLPKRLLRLLRSPSVTLAGIWNGHDGAKLLQQNSDLQVRSLIDLRNGAGEEDDGVALRNLSSTEIIVRSEPNHPSDTLEHKLL, from the coding sequence ATGAAGATGCAAGTAGATTTTTATGCAGGAAGGCTCAACGTCACCATTGCGAGGAGTGATAGACGGATCGGACGTTGGATTGACCGGAATGTCCCCGCCGGTGATAACTGTTCACTTGGAGCCACCGTACAGTGGCCACAGCCGAGGAACAGTCCCGCCGCTGTTCTCGCTCTATGCTACGACCGGAGATGCATCCTAATCCAGCTTTGTTACCTTTCTCGACTCCCCAAGCGTCTCCTCCGTCTCCTTCGCTCTCCATCCGTCACACTCGCCGGGATCTGGAACGGACACGATGGAGCTAAGCTTCTGCAGCAGAACTCCGATCTCCAGGTGCGTTCACTGATAGACCTCCGCAACGGTGCGGGAGAAGAAGATGACGGTGTTGCTCTCCGCAATCTCTCTAGCACCGAGATCATTGTTAGGAGTGAACCTAATCACCCCTCTGATACCTTAGAACACAAGTTGCTTTGA
- the LOC106322503 gene encoding uncharacterized protein LOC106322503: MVSLRKRKRARKVIKGKINDDDVRRRKRNMIDELPESLLLVEIFMRLRNPRYIMACKSVSKRWNSLISSFFDDHRWSSLALIVNTDPLCTTNELSLEGWKGFQLSNYMDPEIKSPVCVLASYRDVLLCKKFKESRFYIVNPVTMQWTRLPQTCGRLSPIGLTGNGSKGRYYVVNLVRSEPCVLCLSVLDTKRGKWRIRLIEHPRWSEFGWCPTQCHAVNFEGALHWLGQNGPIVAYNPKYRHACIVIHRFPEMRHESYGEKAVVTETLTISMGYLRVIQLVCYPCKSEKDHHLVIWTLVDYKKSIWKQEEHGPIYFSDMVSDLSWIQDYMQRYNLTTSKENCMALIKEVFLLPRETRRQQIIWPQPLHCHPDNPLLVYLYLPESIVLLDITTKKLRLITKVATRTRRMGYHFYWTRYDKVIPLTLHLDPSLIPDTIGR, translated from the coding sequence ATGGTATCGCTTAGGAAAAGAAAGAGAGCAAGAAAAGTCATCAAGGGCAAAATCAATGATGATGATGTAAGAAGAAGAAAAAGAAACATGATTGATGAGTTACCTGAGAGCTTATTGTTGGTCGAGATCTTCATGAGGCTACGTAATCCCAGATATATCATGGCCTGCAAAAGCGTAAGCAAGAGATGGAACTCTTTGATCTCTTCTTTCTTCGATGATCACAGATGGAGCAGCTTGGCTTTGATCGTCAACACAGATCCTCTGTGTACTACGAACGAGTTATCTTTAGAGGGATGGAAAGGTTTCCAGTTAAGCAACTATATGGATCCCGAGATTAAGTCTCCGGTTTGTGTACTAGCCTCGTACAGAGATGTCTTGCTATGCAAGAAATTTAAGGAATCACGATTCTACATTGTGAATCCCGTGACAATGCAATGGACCCGACTTCCTCAAACGTGCGGCAGATTATCTCCTATTGGGTTAACAGGGAATGGGTCAAAGGGCAGGTACTATGTTGTTAACCTGGTGAGGTCTGAACCTTGTGTGCTTTGCCTCAGTGTTTTGGACACTAAGCGCGGTAAATGGAGAATACGTCTTATAGAGCATCCGCGTTGGTCAGAATTTGGATGGTGCCCAACGCAGTGCCATGCCGTGAACTTTGAGGGAGCTCTACATTGGCTAGGCCAAAACGGACCTATTGTAGCTTATAATCCAAAGTATAGGCATGCGTGCATAGTCATCCATCGTTTCCCAGAGATGCGTCATGAATCATATGGTGAGAAAGCGGTGGTCACGGAGACCTTAACAATCTCAATGGGCTATCTACGCGTCATTCAGCTCGTTTGCTATCCCTGTAAGAGTGAAAAAGATCACCATCTTGTTATTTGGACACTGGTGGATTACAAAAAATCGATATGGAAACAAGAAGAGCATGGGCCAATATACTTCAGTGACATGGTTTCTGATCTTTCATGGATACAAGACTACATGCAGCGTTATAATCTGACGACAAGTAAAGAAAACTGCATGGCCCTTATTAAGGAAGTTTTTTTGCTTCCTCGAGAAACCAGAAGACAGCAGATCATTTGGCCACAGCCTTTGCATTGCCATCCAGACAACCCTCTTCTCGTTTACTTGTACTTACCAGAAAGCATCGTCTTACTTGATATCACAACAAAAAAGCTGAGGTTAATAACTAAAGTCGCCACCAGAACTAGACGGATGGGCTACCACTTTTACTGGACCCGATATGACAAGGTAATACCACTCACACTTCACTTAGATCCATCCTTGATCCCCGACACCATCGGAAGATGA